From Oxyura jamaicensis isolate SHBP4307 breed ruddy duck chromosome 19, BPBGC_Ojam_1.0, whole genome shotgun sequence, the proteins below share one genomic window:
- the HIP1 gene encoding huntingtin-interacting protein 1 isoform X1, which translates to MRVRASNPPPPSSSAEPPAPPPRSRPAPPPWEPRSRRGRERGTGSGERGPSPPIGLRRAGLGPAGAAMEAGKMTVSINKAINTQEVAVKEKHARTCILGTHHEKGAQTFWSVVNRLPLSGNAVLCWKFCHVFHKLLRDGHSNVLKDSVRYKNELSDMSRMWGHLSEGYGQLCSIYLKLLRTKMEFHTKNPRFPGNLQMSDRQLDEAGESDVNNFFQLTVEMFDYMECELNLFQTVFSSLDMSRSVSVTAAGQCRLAPLIQVILDCSHLYDYTVKLLFKLHSCLPSDTLQGHRDRFLEQFRKLKDLFYRSSNLQYFKRLIQIPQLPENPPNFLRASALSEHISPVVVIPAEASSPDSEPITDLVEMETASQSVFDNKFDDIFGSSFSSDPFNFNSQNGMSKDDKDRLIEQLYREIGALKEELESCKAENERRTLQLRGRISELEAELAEQRHLKQQALDESEFLRTELEELKKQREDTEKAQRSLTEIERRAQANEQRYSKLKEKYSELVQNHADLLRKNAEVTKQVTVARQAQGDVEREKKELEDSFQRVSEQAQRKSQEQAEVLETLKQELAASKQELQVLQGTLESSTQVGAEQSTRIADLEQERDSLSQVAERHGEEMAALRAELQQLQDTLSSEKESSKKELETLQTQLQDKESMEQTLQQRLTEEQFALLQGSAREAERMVQDALSHLEDPAHISCTGSADYLLSRTLAASECTERLQDAHRKYLSNRTDVSSLLPCVALFAHLISDTILQGSATSHMAPMEPADRLLEMCKQCGSEAMSYLSSLQDLDSVEGADCTPVTSCLGRISAIGEELRPRGLDVEQEELGDLVDKEMAATSAAIETAAARIEEMLSKARAGDTGVKLEVNERILGSCTGLMQAIQVLVLASKDLQREIVESGRGAASPKEFYAKNSRWTEGLISASKAVGWGATVMVDAADLVVQGKGKFEELMVCSHEIAASTAQLVAASKVKADKDSTNLAKLQQASRGVNQATAGVVASTKSGKSQIEEKDSMDFSSMTLTQIKRQEMDSQVRVLELENQLQKERQKLGELRKKHYELAGVAEGWEEDATD; encoded by the exons actgtCAGCATCAATAAGGCTATTAATACACAGGAAGTGGCTGTCAAGGAGAAGCACGCCAGAA CATGCATCCTGGGCACGCACCACGAAAAGGGGGCACAGACCTTCTGGTCAGTGGTGAACCGGCTGCCACTCTCAGGCAACGCCGTGCTCTGCTGGAAGTTCTGCCACGTCTTCCACAAGCTCCTCCGTGACGGCCATTCGAAC GTCCTGAAGGATTCTGTGAGGTACAAGAACGAGCTGAGTGACATGAGCAGGATGTGG GGCCACCTGAGCGAGGGCTATGGACAGCTGTGCAGCATCTACCTCAAACTGCTGAGAACCAAGATGGAGTTTCACACAAAG AACCCACGGTTTCCTGGCAATCTCCAGATGTCCGACCGGCAGCTCGACGAGGCAGGGGAGAGCGACGTCAATAACTT CTTCCAGCTGACGGTGGAGATGTTTGACTACATGGAGTGTGAGCTGAACCTATTCCAGACAG TGTTCAGCTCCCTGGACATGTCGCGCTCTGTGTCAGTCACAGCTGCGGGGCAGTGCCGCCTTGCCCCACTCATCCAGGTGATCCTGGACTGCAGCCACCTCTACGACTACACGGTCAAGCTGCTCTTCAAACTCCACTCCT gtCTGCCATCCGACACACTGCAGGGCCACCGGGACCGTTTCCTGGAGCAGTTCAGAAA GCTGAAGGACCTCTTCTATCGCTCCAGTAACCTGCAGTACTTCAAACGGCTAATTCAGATCCCACAGCTCCCAGAG aacCCTCCCAACTTCCTGCGAGCCTCAGCACTGTCAGAGCACATCAGCCCTGTGGTGGTCATCCCCGCTGAGGCATCCTCGCCCGACAGTGAGCCCATCACAGACCTGGTGGAAATGGAAACAGCGTCACAG AGTGTGTTTGACAACAAGTTTGATGACATCTTTGGCAGCTCATTCAGCAGCGATCCCTTCAACTTCAACAGTCAGAATGGGATGAGCAAGGACGACAA GGACCGGTTAATAGAGCAGCTCTACAGGGAGATCGGGGCCCtgaaggaggagctggagagctgcaagGCTGAG AATGAGCGTCGCACCCTGCAGCTGCGCGGGCGCATCAGCGAGCTGGAGGCCGAGCTGGCCGAGCAGCGGCACCTGAAGCAGCAGGCGCTGGACGAGAGTGAGTTCCTGCGCActgagctggaggagctgaagaAGCAGCGGGAGGACACGGAGAAAGCGCAGAGGAGCCTGACAGAGATTGAAC GTAGGGCACAGGCGAACGAGCAGCGATACAGCAAGCTCAAGGAGAAGTACAGTGAACTGGTGCAGAACCACGCTGACCTGCTGCGGAAG AACGCGGAGGTGACCAAGCAGGTGACAGTGGCGAGACAGGCTCAGGGCGAtgtggagagggagaagaaggagCTGGAGGACTCCTTCCAGCGGGTGAGCGAGCAGGCTCAGAGGAAG TCTCAGGAGCAAGCCGAGGTGCTGGAAACTCtgaagcaggagctggcagccagcaagcaggagctgcaggtccTGCAGGGCACTCTGGAGTCCAGCACACAG gtaggagcagagcagagcacccGGATAGCTGACCTGGAGCAGGAGAGAGACAGCCTGAGCCAAGTGGCAGAGCGGCATGGTGAGGAGATGGCAGCCCTGcgggctgagctgcagcagcttcaggaCACACTCAGCAGTGAAAAGGAGAGCAGCAAGAAGGAGCTGGAGACACTGCAGACTCAGCTGCAAGATAAG GAGAGCATGGAGCAGACGCTGCAGCAGCGCCTCACCGAGGAGCAgtttgctctgctgcagggcagcgCACGGGAGGCAGAGAGGATGGTGCAGGATGCCCTCAGTCACCTCGAGGACCCTGCTCACATCAGCTGCACTGGCTCAGCAG ATTACCTCCTGTCCAGGACATTGGCAGCCTCTGAGTGCACAGAGAGGCTGCAGGATGCACACAGAAAATACCTTTCCAATCGTACAG ATGtgagcagcctgctgccctgcGTGGCCCTCTTTGCCCACCTCATCAGCGACACCATCCTGCAAGGCAGCGCTACCTCCCACATGGCCCCAATGGAACCCGCTGACC GTCTGCTGGAGATGTGCAAGCAGTGTGGCAGCGAGGCCATGAGCTACCTCAGCTCCCTGCAAGACCTAGATAGTGTGGAGGGCGCCGACTGCACGCCGGTGACCAGCTGCCTGGGCCGGATCAGCGCCATTGGGGAG GAGCTGCGACCCAGAGGACTGGAcgtggagcaggaggagctgggtgaTCTGGTGGACAAGGAGATGGCAGCTACATCAGCAGCCATCGAGACTGCGGCCGCACGGATAGAG GAGATGCTGAGCAAGGCCCGGGCTGGTGACACTGGGGTCAAACTGGAAGTGAATGAGAG GATCCTGGGCTCCTGCACAGGCCTTATGCAGGCAATCCAGGTGCTGGTCCTGGCGTCTAAGGACCTGCAGCGAGAGATTGTGGAGAGCGGACGG ggcGCAGCGTCACCCAAGGAGTTTTATGCCAAGAATTCCCGCTGGACGGAAGGCCTCATCTCTGCCTCCAAGGCTGTGGGCTGGGGAGCAACTGTCATGGT TGATGCTGCTGACCTGGTGGTGCAAGGGAAAGGGAAATTTGAGGAGCTGATGGTCTGTTCCCATGAGATTGCAGCCAGCACCGCACAGCTAGTGGCAGCTTCCAAG GTGAAGGCAGACAAAGACAGCACCAACCTGGCCAAGCTCCAGCAAGCTTCTCGGGGTGTCAACCAGGCCACAGCCGGCGTGGTGGCCTCCACCAAGTCTGGCAAGTCACAGATTGAGGAGAAAG ACAGCATGGACTTCTCTAGCATGACACTAACCCAGATCAAGCGTCAAGAAATGGACTCTCAG GTGCGAGTGTTGGAGCTGGAAAaccagctgcagaaggagcGGCAGAAGCTGGGGGAGCTGCGCAAGAAGCATTACGAGCTGGCAGGAgtggcagagggctgggaggaggatg CCACCGACTag
- the POM121 gene encoding nuclear envelope pore membrane protein POM 121 has product PLPQARSAVPGALPAACWDACPRRSAAWARRAGPARSPVTVRIARPGGLARSPTLEQLTSPVAFLANSSPDPCAKETVLNAIKESRKRAVEEEEEDQVLGNDQESKRRRHDSSGSGQSAFEPLVANGVPASLIPKPGSLKRGLVSHCPDDCSNKRSRTSSMSSLNNTYAGGIPSSIRNAIASSYSSSRGLSQLWKRSGVSISPLSSPASSRPQTPEWPLRKAREEESHRSSTSTPVKSDKELQTEKVVETPMRKKRNSLSPPSVSGSSGKRKRKIQLLSSHRGDQLALPPPPQLGYSITSEDLDAEKKAALQWFNKVLEDKADPVPSTTAEIIPVSRPLAFTGTALTSPGPAPASTTPVPPSSNLLLDSLKKMQSSQAAPVPADSTGAVIGSQPSSSASQPPATAVSLELSSLPVTSADTKPVPVLSTPELSAPPASGAQPPSSVAPAFTELGQTPVKPPSLPKPNILFGMLSTPPASQPAATTATADPTTTPIFKPIFGALPKSESTAPCTTITSPAVTVSASSGASSTSSTATMFKPIFGSVTAALSPAKASPFTFKPLSQTASASDLPAASTATTAGFTSLPNVIFTTAATTATTLSSSTDATIKPVFSFGLNPPASTGPTASLPVTTATSTSTSQPFLFSGLASSATSTDSSFAAPGPVFQFGKLAPATVTATTSVPGGPTFGQASSNSMAPTTTVGFSIFGSTTLSSSTPATTGQSTLTFGSSISAFGSSFSTGAKPPPPYPGAASQPAFSTGAAESQLPTSKPAAGPVSFGPTFSFGAPTAQSTTQPAFGSSAQPAFGGTGGTQSAFGTSSTQAVFGTTTSVFSFGTAASTTVSFGSSTQTTSSSTGTTVFGTTPSPFTFGAAAQPGPSASAFGLSAPTLNSGSPAVAFNFGAGQSGAAATPFGSSLTQNTLGAQNQNTPFAFTVPSTPDTKPVFGGTPAPTFGQSTPVPGAVGSGSSSLSFGTPSTPASAFGGVGTSFGPSTPAFSIGAGSKTGARQRLQARRQHTRKK; this is encoded by the exons CCGCTGCCGCAGGCCCGCAGCGCCGTGCCCGGCGCCCTGCCCGCCGCCTGCTGGGACGCCTGCCCGCGGAGGAGCGCGGCCTGGGCGCGCCGCGCCGGCCCGGCCCGCAGCCCCGTCACCGTGAGGATCGCCCGGCCCGGAGGCCTGGCCCGCAGCCCCAC GCTGGAGCAATTGACCTCACCTGTGGCCTTCCTGGCCAACAGCAGCCCAGACCCATGTGCGAAAGAGACTGTGCTGAATGCCATCAAGGAGAGCAGGAAGAGGgctgtggaggaggaggaggaggaccaGGTTCTGGGGAACGATCAAGAGAGCAAGAGAAG GCGCCATGATAGCAGTGGAAGTGGGCAGTCAGCATTTGAGCCCCTGGTAGCCAACGGTGTCCCTGCCTCTCTCATACCCAA GCCTGGCTCTCTGAAGAGGGGCCTTGTTTCACACTGCCCAGATGACTGCTCGAACAAGAGGTCACGCACCTCCTCCATGAGCTCCCTCAACAACACATATGCTGGTGGCATCCCCAGCTCCATCCGCAACGCCATtgccagctcctacagctccagccGGGGCCTCTCTCAG CTGTGGAAGAGGAGTGGTGTGAGCATTTCCCCGCTGTCCAGCCCCGCATCCTCCCGCCCCCAGACACCAGAGTGGCCTCTCAGGAAAGCCAG GGAGGAGGAGTCACATCGCTCCAGCACTTCCACTCCAGTGAAATCAGACAAGGAGCTGCAGACAGAGAAAG TGGTAGAGACACCTATGCGAAAGAAGCGGAATTCCCTGAGCCCACCATCTGTGTCAGGGAGCAGCGGGAAACGGAAGAGGAAGATCCAGTTGCTGTCATCTCACCGGGGGGACCAGCTGGCGCTG CCCCCACCACCTCAGCTGGGCTACTCCATCACATCAGAGGACCTGGATGCGGAGAAGAAGGCAGCGTTGCAGTGGTTCAACAAAGTCTTGGAGGATAAAGCTG ATCCAGTCCCCAGCACCACTGCAGAGATTATACCTGTGTCCAGGCCGCTGGCATTCACAGGAACCGCGTTGACATCCCCAGGGCCTGCGCCTGCATCAACAACTCCTGTCCCACCCAGCAGCAACTTGCTCCTGGACAGCCTGAAGAAGatgcagagcagccaggctgcaccTGTGCCAGCAG aCTCCACTGGAGCTGTAATAGGGTCCCAGCCTTCTTCATCAGCATCACAGCCACCTGCTACTGCTGTGTCATTGGAGTTGAGTTCTCTGCCTGTGACCTCTGCTGACACCAAACCTGTGCCCGTGTTAAGCACACCTGAGCTTTCTGCACCTCCTGCCTCGGGGGCACAGCCTCCCAGCAGTGTGGCACCTGCATTCACAGAGCTGGGCCAGACCCCTGTTAAGCCTCCCTCCTTACCAAAGCCAAACATCCTATTTGGGATGCTGAGTACCCCacctgccagccagccagcagcaacCACAGCCACTGCTGACCCCACTACAACCCCCATTTTCAAACCCATCTTCGGTGCTTTGCCAAAAAGTGAGAGCACAGCACCCTGTACAACTATCACCTCCCCTGCAGTCACTGTGTCTGCAAGCTCAGGCGCTTCCTCAACATCTTCCACTGCCACCATGTTCAAGCCTATCTTTGGCAGCGTGACAGCAGCTTTGTCTCCAGCAAAGGCCTCTCCTTTCACGTTCAAACCATTGTCACAGACAGCCTCAGCTTCAGATTTGCCAGCGGCCTCCACAGCCACCACGGCTGGATTCACAAGTCTCCCTAACGTCATCTTTACCACTGCAGCTACAACTGCCACCACTCTGAGTTCCTCCACAGATGCCACCATTAAACCAGTTTTCAGCTTTGGACTCAACCCACCTGCCTCCACTGGCCCTACTGCCAGCCTTCCTGTGACCACTGCCACATCCACGAGTACATCACAGCCATTCCTGTTCAGTGGCCTGGCCAGCTCAGCTACCAGTACAGATTCCAGCTTTGCTGCCCCAGGGCCAGTGTTCCAGTTTGGAAAGCTAGCTCCAGCCACTGTCACTGCCACCACCAGTGTCCCTGGAGGCCCTACGTTTGGCCAGGCATCTTCAAACTCAATGGCACCTACCACCACTGTGGGCTTCAGCATATTTGGGAGCACTACGCTGTCGTCATCTACCCCAGCCACCACAGGTCAGTCGACGTTAACATTTGGCTCCTCCATTTCAGCTTTTGGCAGTTCTTTCAGCACAGGTGCGAAGCCACCACCGCCGTATCCTGGGGCAGCAAGCCAGCCAGCGTTTAGCACTGGTGCTGCAGAGAGCCAGCTGCCCACCAGCAAGCCTGCTGCGGGCCCTGTCAGCTTTGGCCCCACGTTCAGTTTTGGAGCCCCCACAGCGCAGTCCACCACTCAGCCAGCGTTTGGTAGCAGCGCGCAGCCGGCCTTTGGTGGCACAGGTGGCACCCAAAGTGCCTttggcaccagcagcacccaggcagTGTTTGGGACCACCACGTCAGTCTTCTCTTTCGGGACAGCCGCCTCCACAACAGTCAGCTTTGGTTCCAGCACCCAgaccacaagcagcagcactggcacaaCTGTCTTTGGCACCACCCCTTCTCCTTTCACCTTTGGagcagctgcccagccaggCCCCTCTGCCAGTGCCTTTGGGCTCAGTGCGCCCACCCTGAATAGCGGCTCCCCTGCCGTGGCATTCAACTTCGGGGCTGGGCAGAGTGGAGCAGCAGCAACGCCATTTGGTTCTTCCCTGACACAGAACACGCTGGGTGCACAGAACCAGAACACGCCGTTTGCCTTCACTGTGCCAAGCACCCCTGACACCAAGCCTGTGTTTGGAG GAACTCCTGCTCCCACCTTTGGGCAAAGCACGCCTGTACCAGGAGCAGTGGGGAGTGGAAGCAGCAGCCTTTCCTTTGGGACGCCCAGCACTCCTGCCTCAGCATTTGGAGGAGTAGGCACTTCCTTTG GTCCATCAACCCCAGCGTTTTCCATTGGAGCAGGATCCAAGACCGGCGCTCGTCAGCGGCTGCAGGCACGAAGACAGCACACCCGCAAAAAGTAA
- the HIP1 gene encoding huntingtin-interacting protein 1 isoform X2 — MDRVSSSMKQGSNPLPRVLSRRAAGGGLEAERESFERAQTVSINKAINTQEVAVKEKHARTCILGTHHEKGAQTFWSVVNRLPLSGNAVLCWKFCHVFHKLLRDGHSNVLKDSVRYKNELSDMSRMWGHLSEGYGQLCSIYLKLLRTKMEFHTKNPRFPGNLQMSDRQLDEAGESDVNNFFQLTVEMFDYMECELNLFQTVFSSLDMSRSVSVTAAGQCRLAPLIQVILDCSHLYDYTVKLLFKLHSCLPSDTLQGHRDRFLEQFRKLKDLFYRSSNLQYFKRLIQIPQLPENPPNFLRASALSEHISPVVVIPAEASSPDSEPITDLVEMETASQSVFDNKFDDIFGSSFSSDPFNFNSQNGMSKDDKDRLIEQLYREIGALKEELESCKAENERRTLQLRGRISELEAELAEQRHLKQQALDESEFLRTELEELKKQREDTEKAQRSLTEIERRAQANEQRYSKLKEKYSELVQNHADLLRKNAEVTKQVTVARQAQGDVEREKKELEDSFQRVSEQAQRKSQEQAEVLETLKQELAASKQELQVLQGTLESSTQVGAEQSTRIADLEQERDSLSQVAERHGEEMAALRAELQQLQDTLSSEKESSKKELETLQTQLQDKESMEQTLQQRLTEEQFALLQGSAREAERMVQDALSHLEDPAHISCTGSADYLLSRTLAASECTERLQDAHRKYLSNRTDVSSLLPCVALFAHLISDTILQGSATSHMAPMEPADRLLEMCKQCGSEAMSYLSSLQDLDSVEGADCTPVTSCLGRISAIGEELRPRGLDVEQEELGDLVDKEMAATSAAIETAAARIEEMLSKARAGDTGVKLEVNERILGSCTGLMQAIQVLVLASKDLQREIVESGRGAASPKEFYAKNSRWTEGLISASKAVGWGATVMVDAADLVVQGKGKFEELMVCSHEIAASTAQLVAASKVKADKDSTNLAKLQQASRGVNQATAGVVASTKSGKSQIEEKDSMDFSSMTLTQIKRQEMDSQVRVLELENQLQKERQKLGELRKKHYELAGVAEGWEEDATD, encoded by the exons actgtCAGCATCAATAAGGCTATTAATACACAGGAAGTGGCTGTCAAGGAGAAGCACGCCAGAA CATGCATCCTGGGCACGCACCACGAAAAGGGGGCACAGACCTTCTGGTCAGTGGTGAACCGGCTGCCACTCTCAGGCAACGCCGTGCTCTGCTGGAAGTTCTGCCACGTCTTCCACAAGCTCCTCCGTGACGGCCATTCGAAC GTCCTGAAGGATTCTGTGAGGTACAAGAACGAGCTGAGTGACATGAGCAGGATGTGG GGCCACCTGAGCGAGGGCTATGGACAGCTGTGCAGCATCTACCTCAAACTGCTGAGAACCAAGATGGAGTTTCACACAAAG AACCCACGGTTTCCTGGCAATCTCCAGATGTCCGACCGGCAGCTCGACGAGGCAGGGGAGAGCGACGTCAATAACTT CTTCCAGCTGACGGTGGAGATGTTTGACTACATGGAGTGTGAGCTGAACCTATTCCAGACAG TGTTCAGCTCCCTGGACATGTCGCGCTCTGTGTCAGTCACAGCTGCGGGGCAGTGCCGCCTTGCCCCACTCATCCAGGTGATCCTGGACTGCAGCCACCTCTACGACTACACGGTCAAGCTGCTCTTCAAACTCCACTCCT gtCTGCCATCCGACACACTGCAGGGCCACCGGGACCGTTTCCTGGAGCAGTTCAGAAA GCTGAAGGACCTCTTCTATCGCTCCAGTAACCTGCAGTACTTCAAACGGCTAATTCAGATCCCACAGCTCCCAGAG aacCCTCCCAACTTCCTGCGAGCCTCAGCACTGTCAGAGCACATCAGCCCTGTGGTGGTCATCCCCGCTGAGGCATCCTCGCCCGACAGTGAGCCCATCACAGACCTGGTGGAAATGGAAACAGCGTCACAG AGTGTGTTTGACAACAAGTTTGATGACATCTTTGGCAGCTCATTCAGCAGCGATCCCTTCAACTTCAACAGTCAGAATGGGATGAGCAAGGACGACAA GGACCGGTTAATAGAGCAGCTCTACAGGGAGATCGGGGCCCtgaaggaggagctggagagctgcaagGCTGAG AATGAGCGTCGCACCCTGCAGCTGCGCGGGCGCATCAGCGAGCTGGAGGCCGAGCTGGCCGAGCAGCGGCACCTGAAGCAGCAGGCGCTGGACGAGAGTGAGTTCCTGCGCActgagctggaggagctgaagaAGCAGCGGGAGGACACGGAGAAAGCGCAGAGGAGCCTGACAGAGATTGAAC GTAGGGCACAGGCGAACGAGCAGCGATACAGCAAGCTCAAGGAGAAGTACAGTGAACTGGTGCAGAACCACGCTGACCTGCTGCGGAAG AACGCGGAGGTGACCAAGCAGGTGACAGTGGCGAGACAGGCTCAGGGCGAtgtggagagggagaagaaggagCTGGAGGACTCCTTCCAGCGGGTGAGCGAGCAGGCTCAGAGGAAG TCTCAGGAGCAAGCCGAGGTGCTGGAAACTCtgaagcaggagctggcagccagcaagcaggagctgcaggtccTGCAGGGCACTCTGGAGTCCAGCACACAG gtaggagcagagcagagcacccGGATAGCTGACCTGGAGCAGGAGAGAGACAGCCTGAGCCAAGTGGCAGAGCGGCATGGTGAGGAGATGGCAGCCCTGcgggctgagctgcagcagcttcaggaCACACTCAGCAGTGAAAAGGAGAGCAGCAAGAAGGAGCTGGAGACACTGCAGACTCAGCTGCAAGATAAG GAGAGCATGGAGCAGACGCTGCAGCAGCGCCTCACCGAGGAGCAgtttgctctgctgcagggcagcgCACGGGAGGCAGAGAGGATGGTGCAGGATGCCCTCAGTCACCTCGAGGACCCTGCTCACATCAGCTGCACTGGCTCAGCAG ATTACCTCCTGTCCAGGACATTGGCAGCCTCTGAGTGCACAGAGAGGCTGCAGGATGCACACAGAAAATACCTTTCCAATCGTACAG ATGtgagcagcctgctgccctgcGTGGCCCTCTTTGCCCACCTCATCAGCGACACCATCCTGCAAGGCAGCGCTACCTCCCACATGGCCCCAATGGAACCCGCTGACC GTCTGCTGGAGATGTGCAAGCAGTGTGGCAGCGAGGCCATGAGCTACCTCAGCTCCCTGCAAGACCTAGATAGTGTGGAGGGCGCCGACTGCACGCCGGTGACCAGCTGCCTGGGCCGGATCAGCGCCATTGGGGAG GAGCTGCGACCCAGAGGACTGGAcgtggagcaggaggagctgggtgaTCTGGTGGACAAGGAGATGGCAGCTACATCAGCAGCCATCGAGACTGCGGCCGCACGGATAGAG GAGATGCTGAGCAAGGCCCGGGCTGGTGACACTGGGGTCAAACTGGAAGTGAATGAGAG GATCCTGGGCTCCTGCACAGGCCTTATGCAGGCAATCCAGGTGCTGGTCCTGGCGTCTAAGGACCTGCAGCGAGAGATTGTGGAGAGCGGACGG ggcGCAGCGTCACCCAAGGAGTTTTATGCCAAGAATTCCCGCTGGACGGAAGGCCTCATCTCTGCCTCCAAGGCTGTGGGCTGGGGAGCAACTGTCATGGT TGATGCTGCTGACCTGGTGGTGCAAGGGAAAGGGAAATTTGAGGAGCTGATGGTCTGTTCCCATGAGATTGCAGCCAGCACCGCACAGCTAGTGGCAGCTTCCAAG GTGAAGGCAGACAAAGACAGCACCAACCTGGCCAAGCTCCAGCAAGCTTCTCGGGGTGTCAACCAGGCCACAGCCGGCGTGGTGGCCTCCACCAAGTCTGGCAAGTCACAGATTGAGGAGAAAG ACAGCATGGACTTCTCTAGCATGACACTAACCCAGATCAAGCGTCAAGAAATGGACTCTCAG GTGCGAGTGTTGGAGCTGGAAAaccagctgcagaaggagcGGCAGAAGCTGGGGGAGCTGCGCAAGAAGCATTACGAGCTGGCAGGAgtggcagagggctgggaggaggatg CCACCGACTag